Proteins co-encoded in one Opitutus terrae PB90-1 genomic window:
- the ectB gene encoding diaminobutyrate--2-oxoglutarate transaminase: MNVFQRRESEVRSYIRSFPVLFEKGRGAQLFDREGRSYLDFFAGAGALNYGHNPEPMKQALIRYLETDGVTHSLDMATEAKRRFLALFEEIILKPRGLDYKVQFTGPTGANGVEAALKLARRVKQRRNVVAFTNAYHGLSLGALAATANEHYRHEAWVQRQDVSFVPYDGYLGPDVDTAAVLRKLLDDGSSGVDLPAAVILETVQAEGGVNVASHRWLQEVARICRERDVLLIVDDIQVGCGRTGTFFSFERAGFTPDIVVLSKSISGYGLPMSLVLIRPDIDQWQPGEHTGTFRGNNLAFVAAAEALSFWATAEFAETVSARGRRLGASLQDLIGDFPAQLTRVRGVGMIWGLEFKQSAVCQAVAREAFARRLVIETCGSERNVLKFLPPLITDETMLAAGVEIVRESIRQVVEYAGTSVSQNAAGEG; the protein is encoded by the coding sequence ATGAATGTCTTCCAGCGACGTGAATCCGAGGTGCGATCGTATATCCGCTCGTTTCCCGTGCTGTTCGAGAAGGGCCGGGGCGCGCAGCTGTTCGATCGTGAGGGTCGCAGCTACCTCGATTTTTTCGCCGGCGCCGGGGCGCTGAACTACGGGCATAATCCCGAGCCGATGAAGCAGGCGCTGATCCGTTATCTGGAGACGGACGGAGTAACGCACAGCCTCGACATGGCGACCGAGGCCAAGCGGCGGTTTCTCGCGCTGTTCGAGGAGATCATCCTGAAACCGCGTGGACTGGACTACAAGGTGCAGTTCACCGGGCCGACCGGCGCGAACGGCGTCGAGGCGGCGTTGAAGCTCGCGCGCCGCGTGAAGCAGCGGCGGAACGTGGTGGCGTTCACCAATGCGTATCACGGACTCAGCCTCGGCGCGCTCGCGGCCACCGCCAACGAGCACTATCGCCACGAAGCCTGGGTGCAGCGGCAGGATGTTTCGTTCGTGCCGTATGATGGCTACCTCGGGCCGGACGTGGACACCGCGGCGGTGCTGCGCAAGCTGCTGGACGATGGCAGCAGCGGCGTGGATCTGCCGGCGGCGGTGATCCTGGAGACCGTGCAGGCAGAGGGCGGGGTGAACGTCGCCTCGCATCGCTGGTTGCAGGAAGTGGCGCGGATCTGCCGCGAACGCGACGTGCTGCTGATCGTCGACGACATCCAGGTCGGCTGCGGCCGGACCGGGACGTTTTTCAGTTTCGAACGCGCGGGATTCACGCCGGACATCGTGGTGCTGTCGAAGTCGATCAGCGGCTATGGGCTGCCAATGTCGCTCGTGCTGATCCGGCCCGATATTGATCAATGGCAGCCGGGTGAACACACGGGAACGTTTCGCGGCAACAATCTCGCATTCGTGGCGGCGGCGGAAGCGCTCAGTTTCTGGGCGACGGCGGAGTTCGCGGAGACGGTGAGTGCGCGGGGCCGCCGGCTCGGCGCGTCGTTGCAGGATCTGATCGGCGATTTTCCGGCGCAGCTGACGCGGGTGCGCGGCGTGGGGATGATCTGGGGCCTGGAGTTCAAGCAGTCGGCGGTATGCCAGGCGGTGGCCCGTGAAGCGTTCGCGCGACGGCTGGTGATCGAAACCTGCGGATCAGAGCGCAACGTGCTGAAGTTTTTGCCGCCGTTGATCACCGACGAGACGATGCTGGCGGCGGGCGTGGAGATCGTGCGCGAGTCGATCCGCCAGGTCGTGGAGTATGCCGGCACGAGCGTCAGCCAGAATGCGGCGGGGGAAGGGTGA
- a CDS encoding DNA-3-methyladenine glycosylase family protein encodes MTPPASRSLIPEAPASGWSEWQRLPSAETFSPRVLAEILDGGQAFRWQRTSDVTWLGQFGDGVVRIALTAEGQLAWSSPSSLTAHVGPALVAYLDLARDSRTLADTLPWRSDAHLARCLETFPGLRILRQPFGETLLGFLCSATKQIVQIKQMVALLADRHGAPVLPTTADRSSLANRAAALGDPSTLNPQPSTPFHRLPTWPELAAVSEAELRACLLGFRARYIHQTAQFLAAHPGWLAETEALPYAAAKDRLCSLPGVGEKVADCVLLFGAGRLEAFPVDVWIIKTMAARYGLQGWKPAQIAQFGRVHFGPLAGLAQQYLFAYERAAARPPV; translated from the coding sequence ATGACTCCGCCCGCATCGCGCTCGTTGATCCCCGAGGCGCCGGCCTCAGGCTGGTCCGAATGGCAGCGCCTGCCCAGCGCTGAGACCTTTTCGCCGCGCGTGCTCGCGGAGATTCTCGACGGCGGCCAGGCGTTTCGTTGGCAGCGCACGTCAGACGTCACTTGGCTAGGTCAATTCGGCGATGGCGTCGTCCGGATCGCGCTCACCGCCGAAGGCCAGCTGGCGTGGTCTTCTCCGTCCTCGCTCACGGCACACGTGGGACCGGCGTTGGTCGCCTATCTCGATCTCGCACGCGACAGCCGCACGCTTGCCGATACGCTGCCGTGGCGGAGTGACGCGCACCTCGCCCGTTGTCTCGAGACTTTCCCGGGCTTGCGGATTCTCCGGCAGCCTTTCGGCGAAACCCTCCTCGGCTTCCTGTGCAGCGCGACGAAGCAGATCGTGCAGATCAAACAGATGGTCGCACTCCTCGCCGACCGTCACGGTGCACCAGTTTTGCCGACCACTGCTGACCGATCTTCCCTCGCGAACCGTGCGGCTGCCCTGGGAGATCCCTCAACGCTCAATCCTCAACCCTCGACTCCGTTCCACCGCCTTCCCACCTGGCCCGAGCTCGCGGCGGTTTCCGAAGCCGAGCTGCGCGCGTGCTTGCTGGGTTTTCGCGCTCGTTACATTCACCAAACCGCGCAGTTCCTGGCGGCGCACCCGGGCTGGCTCGCCGAAACCGAAGCTCTCCCCTACGCCGCGGCCAAGGACCGGCTCTGCTCGCTGCCTGGCGTGGGCGAAAAGGTCGCCGACTGCGTTCTCCTGTTCGGCGCCGGCCGGCTGGAAGCGTTCCCCGTCGACGTGTGGATCATCAAGACGATGGCGGCGCGCTACGGGCTGCAGGGCTGGAAACCCGCGCAAATCGCGCAGTTCGGCCGCGTGCATTTCGGTCCGCTCGCCGGACTCGCGCAGCAATACCTGTTCGCTTACGAGCGCGCCGCCGCGCGTCCGCCGGTCTGA
- a CDS encoding amino acid adenylation domain-containing protein: MKLGQFSIVGDGDAQRALRDQVAGFNRTATAYPRDSTVHAEFAAQAARTPDAVAVFAGERSYTYAQVAARANQLARLFVERGLTSEGFVGVMLEDVYGLVTTLLGVLEAGGAYLPLDADTPAARLEYMLRETKARFLVGGRADIRLLNRLHWSCPDLTVLLCVDSEDVQAEIEPTGELMREEVWDFVGKELVDEISGGGWKSSYTGEWLSREVMAAYGENVRRKVASHVTADSRVLEIGCSSGISLFGLAPQAGFYLGTDLSGEILRWTRGEVERRGLKQVRLEHLPAHAVARAGERGFDVVVMNSVLQCFSGHNYLRTVLRQAIDLMADEGVVFLGHIWDEERRLEFIRDLAEFQRTNAGKNFRTHLDRSEDLFVAREFWNDLQAEWPEIERIEYSALLGEVESELTRFGYDAMLHIRKRSTAGGAAAKERPARRRHQLDRRAIADQLPAPVPERSGPARLAYAIYTSGTTGKPKGVLVEHRPILRLVRNTNYLTLRPDDRILMTGALSFDASTFEIWGALLNGAALCRPGERDMLDSAVMKALIRRHGVTVMFLTTGLFNQLAEADVSLFAGLRCLLTGGERMSTHHVNAVRAAHPALALSNVYGPTENTTFSTHFPITREFTDDVPIGYPIANTTAYLLDAQRAPVPPGVVGELYVGGDGLARGYLGDEALTREKFVSHPFAPGERLYRTGDLGRWRDDGAVEFCGRKDLQVKIRGFRIELGEIESRLQQLGTVKEAVVVARDFGDGTLTLVAYLRGTAELDLEAVRAELVRQLPEYMIPAHFVALEAFPLTSNGKVDRRALPLPDRGAAAQRAIVPPSNEVERELTALWTGVLGRSDFGVTDNFFASGGHSLKVMKLVSGMRQKFGVELPLAAVFKATTIREQARVVLDAARFGVEGIDEPRVKLNDATGAPVFVFPPGTGDALGYLQLAEQLRPYAVYGFNFIAAETRIADYATLVQEVDPAGPHVLMGYSAGGNLAYHVAAELERRGARVAGVVMVDSGRLLRPMTIPAGEVERVTAEFLGHESVRDHVATPVLREKATRLIACYFDYLARALDEAVITADIYGLVSAEPGEHYDAEGRLFVSRRGWNEATRGRYVEVVGEGTHNVMLAPPHLGPNAAQLRTTLERLRSSG; this comes from the coding sequence ATGAAACTCGGCCAATTCTCCATTGTCGGCGACGGTGATGCGCAGCGTGCGCTGCGGGACCAAGTCGCGGGCTTCAACCGCACCGCGACGGCGTATCCGCGCGACAGCACGGTGCACGCGGAGTTTGCCGCGCAGGCGGCGCGGACGCCGGACGCGGTCGCGGTTTTCGCGGGCGAGCGGAGCTATACCTACGCGCAGGTGGCGGCGCGGGCGAACCAGCTCGCGCGGCTGTTCGTCGAGCGTGGACTGACGTCCGAGGGGTTTGTCGGGGTGATGCTCGAGGATGTTTATGGTCTGGTGACGACGCTGCTGGGAGTGCTGGAGGCCGGCGGCGCGTACCTGCCGCTGGACGCCGACACGCCGGCAGCGCGGCTGGAGTACATGCTGCGGGAAACGAAGGCGCGATTTCTCGTCGGCGGCCGGGCGGATATCCGGCTGTTGAACCGGCTGCACTGGAGCTGTCCGGATCTGACGGTGCTGCTGTGCGTCGACAGCGAGGACGTGCAGGCCGAGATCGAGCCGACGGGCGAGTTGATGCGAGAAGAGGTGTGGGATTTCGTGGGCAAGGAACTGGTCGACGAGATCTCGGGCGGCGGCTGGAAAAGCAGTTACACCGGCGAGTGGCTGAGTCGCGAGGTGATGGCGGCGTACGGCGAAAACGTCCGGCGGAAAGTCGCGTCGCATGTGACGGCGGACTCACGCGTACTGGAGATCGGGTGTTCGTCGGGCATCAGTCTGTTCGGGCTCGCGCCGCAGGCCGGGTTCTACCTCGGCACGGACCTGTCGGGGGAGATTTTGCGCTGGACCCGCGGCGAGGTGGAGCGGCGCGGACTGAAGCAGGTCCGGCTGGAACACCTGCCGGCGCACGCCGTCGCGCGGGCGGGCGAGCGCGGGTTCGACGTGGTGGTGATGAACAGCGTGCTGCAATGCTTCAGCGGTCACAACTACCTGCGGACCGTGTTGCGGCAGGCGATCGATCTGATGGCCGACGAAGGGGTGGTTTTTCTCGGTCACATCTGGGACGAGGAGCGGCGGCTGGAGTTCATCCGCGATCTGGCGGAGTTCCAGCGCACGAACGCGGGGAAAAATTTTCGCACGCACCTCGACCGGTCGGAGGATCTATTCGTCGCGCGCGAGTTCTGGAACGATCTGCAGGCAGAATGGCCGGAGATCGAGCGCATCGAGTATTCGGCGCTGCTCGGTGAGGTGGAGAGCGAGCTGACGCGGTTCGGCTACGATGCGATGCTGCACATCCGCAAGCGGTCGACCGCGGGCGGCGCGGCGGCGAAAGAGCGACCGGCGCGCCGGCGTCACCAGCTGGATCGGCGGGCGATCGCGGACCAGTTGCCGGCGCCGGTGCCGGAGCGCAGCGGGCCGGCGCGGCTGGCTTATGCGATCTACACCTCCGGCACAACGGGGAAACCCAAGGGCGTGCTGGTTGAACACCGGCCGATCCTGAGGCTGGTGCGGAACACCAACTACCTCACGCTGCGGCCGGACGATCGGATCCTGATGACGGGCGCGCTTTCGTTTGATGCGTCGACGTTCGAAATCTGGGGCGCGCTGCTCAACGGGGCCGCGCTCTGCCGGCCGGGCGAGCGCGACATGCTCGACAGCGCGGTCATGAAGGCGTTGATCCGCCGGCACGGCGTGACCGTGATGTTTTTGACCACGGGACTGTTCAACCAGCTGGCGGAGGCGGATGTGTCGCTGTTCGCGGGGCTGCGCTGCCTGCTGACGGGCGGCGAACGGATGTCCACGCACCACGTGAACGCGGTGCGTGCGGCGCACCCGGCGCTGGCGTTGAGCAACGTTTACGGGCCGACGGAGAACACGACGTTCTCGACGCATTTCCCGATCACGCGGGAGTTCACGGACGACGTGCCGATCGGTTATCCGATCGCGAACACGACGGCCTATCTCCTCGATGCGCAACGGGCGCCGGTGCCTCCGGGCGTGGTGGGCGAACTCTATGTCGGTGGTGACGGGCTCGCGCGCGGCTATCTGGGCGATGAGGCGTTGACGCGGGAAAAGTTCGTTTCGCATCCCTTCGCGCCCGGGGAGCGGCTGTATCGGACCGGCGACCTCGGCCGTTGGCGCGACGACGGCGCGGTGGAATTCTGCGGGCGCAAGGATCTGCAGGTGAAGATCCGTGGGTTCCGGATCGAACTCGGCGAGATCGAGAGCCGGCTGCAGCAGCTTGGCACGGTGAAGGAGGCAGTCGTCGTGGCGCGTGATTTCGGCGACGGCACGCTGACGCTGGTGGCGTATCTGCGGGGCACGGCGGAGCTGGACCTGGAGGCCGTGCGCGCCGAGTTGGTGCGGCAGCTGCCCGAGTACATGATTCCCGCGCACTTTGTCGCGCTGGAGGCGTTTCCGCTGACGAGCAACGGCAAGGTGGACCGTCGAGCGCTGCCGCTGCCAGACCGCGGCGCGGCGGCGCAGCGGGCAATCGTGCCGCCGAGTAACGAGGTGGAACGGGAGTTGACGGCGCTGTGGACGGGAGTGCTGGGCCGGTCGGACTTCGGCGTGACGGACAACTTCTTCGCGTCGGGCGGACACAGTCTGAAGGTGATGAAGCTCGTGTCCGGCATGCGCCAGAAGTTCGGGGTCGAGCTGCCGCTGGCCGCCGTGTTCAAGGCGACCACGATTCGCGAGCAGGCGCGGGTGGTGCTGGACGCTGCGCGTTTCGGCGTGGAGGGCATCGACGAGCCGCGGGTAAAGCTGAACGACGCCACGGGCGCGCCGGTGTTCGTGTTTCCGCCGGGCACGGGCGACGCGCTGGGCTACCTCCAACTGGCCGAGCAACTGCGGCCCTACGCGGTGTACGGGTTCAACTTCATCGCGGCGGAAACGCGGATCGCCGACTATGCGACACTCGTGCAGGAGGTCGATCCGGCCGGACCTCACGTGCTGATGGGGTATTCGGCGGGCGGCAATCTCGCGTATCACGTCGCGGCCGAGCTGGAACGCCGGGGGGCGCGCGTCGCCGGCGTGGTGATGGTGGATTCCGGCCGCTTGCTGCGGCCGATGACGATTCCGGCGGGCGAGGTCGAGCGGGTGACCGCGGAGTTCCTCGGGCACGAGAGCGTGCGTGACCACGTGGCCACGCCGGTGCTGCGCGAGAAGGCGACGCGGCTGATCGCGTGCTATTTCGACTATCTGGCCCGCGCCCTGGACGAAGCCGTGATCACCGCGGATATCTACGGACTGGTTTCAGCCGAACCGGGAGAACATTATGACGCAGAGGGGCGGCTGTTCGTCAGCCGCCGCGGCTGGAACGAGGCGACGCGGGGCCGCTACGTCGAAGTGGTGGGCGAGGGCACCCACAACGTGATGCTTGCGCCACCGCATCTGGGACCGAACGCGGCGCAGCTGCGGACGACGCTGGAAAGATTGCGATCGAGCGGGTGA
- a CDS encoding sulfurtransferase, with amino-acid sequence MNPKFSAYAHPEVLVDGDWLQGHLHDPGIRIVESNEDLLLYDTGHIPGAVHIDWRGDLQDNTQRDYVSPERFAEVCSRNGITPDTTVVFYGDKSNWWAAYALWAFRLFGHTKVKLLDGGSVKWKAEGRPITRDKPNVTPTNYPVPPKRHDDVIRAFYTDALEHSRGRKPLIDVRSPGEYRGEITHMPEYPQEGVLRGGHVPGARSVPWGTAVNSDGTFKTFDELKKIYTEQLGLKKNDDIIAYCRIGERSSHTWFVLSYLLGYERVRNYDGSWTEWGNMVRSPIAKGEQPG; translated from the coding sequence ATGAATCCGAAGTTTTCCGCCTATGCACATCCCGAGGTGCTGGTCGATGGCGACTGGCTGCAGGGGCATTTGCACGATCCGGGGATCCGGATCGTCGAGAGCAACGAGGACTTGTTGCTCTACGATACGGGACACATTCCCGGCGCGGTGCACATCGATTGGCGCGGCGACCTGCAGGACAACACCCAGCGCGACTACGTGTCGCCGGAGCGTTTCGCTGAAGTGTGCTCGCGCAACGGCATCACGCCGGACACGACGGTGGTGTTTTACGGGGACAAATCGAATTGGTGGGCGGCGTATGCGTTGTGGGCGTTCCGGCTGTTCGGGCACACCAAGGTCAAACTGCTCGACGGCGGCAGCGTGAAATGGAAGGCCGAGGGCCGACCGATCACCCGGGATAAGCCGAACGTGACACCGACGAACTATCCGGTACCGCCGAAACGGCACGACGACGTGATCCGAGCATTTTACACCGACGCGCTGGAGCATTCGCGCGGGCGCAAGCCGCTGATCGACGTGCGTTCGCCGGGCGAATACCGCGGCGAGATCACGCACATGCCTGAGTATCCGCAGGAAGGTGTGCTGCGCGGCGGGCACGTGCCGGGCGCGCGCAGCGTGCCGTGGGGCACGGCAGTGAACAGCGACGGCACGTTCAAGACCTTCGACGAGTTGAAGAAGATCTACACCGAGCAGCTCGGGTTGAAGAAGAACGACGACATCATCGCGTACTGCCGGATCGGCGAGCGCTCGAGTCACACTTGGTTCGTGTTGAGCTACCTGCTCGGCTACGAGCGCGTGCGCAATTACGACGGATCGTGGACGGAGTGGGGCAACATGGTCCGCTCGCCGATCGCCAAGGGCGAGCAGCCGGGATGA
- a CDS encoding SufE family protein gives MSYPPNLTEIVEFFEHLSDEEKRENLIAYADGAAHCAPKTGETFDLEDTRKDEECTDTVGVFLNVEQPARAAHFRITLGPHVQTLTRAMTAILCKGLDGATPEQVLDVPQDFVPKIVGGQLVRLRSQTVYYILTRMKSAAKVWLNRERGRQ, from the coding sequence GTGAGCTATCCGCCCAATCTGACGGAGATCGTCGAGTTTTTCGAACACCTCAGCGACGAGGAGAAACGCGAGAACCTGATCGCCTACGCCGACGGCGCGGCGCACTGCGCGCCGAAGACGGGCGAGACGTTTGATCTCGAGGACACGCGTAAAGACGAGGAGTGCACCGACACGGTGGGCGTGTTCCTCAATGTCGAGCAGCCGGCGCGCGCGGCGCATTTTCGGATTACGCTCGGCCCGCACGTGCAGACTCTGACGCGAGCGATGACGGCGATTCTCTGCAAGGGACTCGATGGCGCGACGCCGGAGCAGGTTCTCGACGTGCCGCAGGATTTCGTGCCGAAGATCGTCGGCGGCCAGCTCGTGCGATTGCGGAGTCAGACGGTGTATTACATCCTGACGCGGATGAAGAGCGCGGCGAAGGTGTGGCTGAATCGTGAGCGTGGCAGGCAGTAA
- a CDS encoding REP-associated tyrosine transposase, which produces MHRHLQRLHLVWEKQPVYFVTTCVTARRSLLSTSEVAGILREEWEHLRGRHGWAVGRYVIMPDHVHFFIAPESTSAKPLAMAVGKWKEWTAKRILKKLRLPPPLWQPEFFDHLLRSRESRSEKWEYVRQNPVRAGLVRMPEEWSFAGFVDFE; this is translated from the coding sequence GTGCATCGGCACCTGCAGCGGCTGCATCTCGTTTGGGAAAAGCAGCCAGTGTATTTTGTCACGACATGTGTCACCGCGCGCCGATCTCTCCTGAGTACGTCAGAGGTCGCAGGCATCCTGCGTGAAGAGTGGGAGCACCTGCGTGGGCGCCATGGCTGGGCCGTCGGTCGGTATGTGATCATGCCTGATCACGTGCATTTCTTCATCGCACCAGAATCGACGAGCGCGAAACCGTTGGCGATGGCGGTCGGCAAATGGAAGGAATGGACGGCAAAGCGCATCCTGAAGAAGCTGCGTCTGCCGCCGCCGCTTTGGCAGCCGGAGTTCTTCGATCATTTGCTGCGTTCTCGCGAATCGCGCAGCGAAAAATGGGAGTATGTGCGGCAGAATCCGGTTCGGGCAGGACTGGTGAGAATGCCTGAAGAATGGTCGTTCGCAGGATTCGTGGATTTCGAGTGA
- the asd gene encoding archaetidylserine decarboxylase (Phosphatidylserine decarboxylase is synthesized as a single chain precursor. Generation of the pyruvoyl active site from a Ser is coupled to cleavage of a Gly-Ser bond between the larger (beta) and smaller (alpha chains). It is an integral membrane protein.), with the protein MPAEPIRFYHRYHQRIETEKVFGEGWLRFAYENPAGRFFVWLLARRKFFSWWYGRKMNQKVSALRILPFITAYDIDVDEFAKSAFDYKTFNEFFYRALKPEARPIAPGERAAILPADGRHLVFPNVETTAGYYVKGEHFTLAELFAEDRLPEAERELARTFAGGGMLISRLCPVDSHRFHFPVDGTPGEWRLINGWLYSVSPVALRHNLHYLVQNKRVVTLIDSPVFGRVAQIEVGATNVGSIRQTFVPHRAVVKGAEKGFFAFGGSCVITVFQRGRIEFAQDMIAQSAQHVETYARMGDVLGTAL; encoded by the coding sequence ATGCCAGCCGAGCCGATCCGATTCTATCATCGCTACCACCAACGAATCGAAACCGAGAAGGTGTTCGGCGAGGGTTGGCTGCGGTTCGCCTACGAGAATCCGGCCGGACGCTTCTTCGTGTGGCTGTTGGCACGGCGGAAGTTTTTCTCGTGGTGGTACGGCCGGAAGATGAACCAAAAGGTCAGCGCGCTGCGGATCCTGCCGTTCATCACCGCCTACGACATCGATGTCGATGAATTCGCCAAGTCGGCCTTCGACTACAAGACGTTCAACGAATTCTTCTACCGGGCGCTGAAGCCGGAGGCGCGGCCCATCGCGCCGGGCGAGCGCGCCGCCATTCTGCCGGCGGATGGCCGGCACCTGGTGTTTCCGAATGTCGAGACGACGGCTGGCTACTACGTGAAGGGCGAGCACTTCACACTCGCGGAGTTGTTCGCCGAGGATCGGCTGCCGGAGGCGGAGCGCGAACTCGCGCGGACGTTCGCCGGCGGCGGGATGCTGATCTCGCGACTGTGTCCGGTGGACTCCCACCGATTCCATTTCCCCGTGGACGGGACGCCGGGCGAATGGCGGCTGATCAACGGCTGGCTCTACTCGGTGAGCCCGGTGGCGCTGCGACACAACCTGCACTACCTGGTGCAGAACAAGCGCGTCGTCACGCTCATCGACTCGCCGGTGTTCGGCCGCGTGGCGCAGATCGAGGTCGGCGCGACGAACGTCGGCAGCATCCGGCAAACATTTGTGCCGCACCGAGCGGTGGTGAAGGGAGCCGAAAAGGGGTTTTTCGCCTTCGGCGGCTCGTGCGTGATCACTGTTTTCCAGCGCGGCCGGATCGAGTTCGCGCAGGACATGATCGCGCAGAGCGCGCAGCACGTGGAGACCTACGCGCGAATGGGCGACGTGCTCGGAACCGCGCTGTAG
- a CDS encoding VOC family protein, with amino-acid sequence MIKKLLHTRMRVNDLERTVKFYQDVLGLKVVRRHTSPRGAQLVFVATPNSDEEIELTYLPNSPSVQVQPDLMHLAFEVDDLEKFAAELKQQGYPLSDGPTRTDSGAVIAFIDAPEGYEIELIQKAP; translated from the coding sequence ATGATCAAGAAACTCCTCCATACCCGGATGCGCGTGAACGATCTCGAGCGCACCGTGAAGTTTTACCAGGACGTGCTTGGGCTGAAGGTGGTGCGCCGGCACACCTCGCCGCGCGGGGCACAGCTCGTGTTCGTCGCGACGCCGAACAGCGACGAGGAGATCGAGCTCACGTATCTGCCGAACAGCCCGAGCGTGCAGGTGCAGCCGGACCTGATGCACTTGGCGTTCGAGGTCGACGATCTGGAAAAATTTGCCGCGGAGCTGAAGCAGCAGGGTTATCCGCTGAGCGACGGACCGACGCGGACGGACAGCGGCGCGGTGATCGCCTTCATCGACGCGCCCGAAGGCTACGAGATCGAGTTGATCCAGAAGGCGCCGTAG